The Camelina sativa cultivar DH55 chromosome 14, Cs, whole genome shotgun sequence genome includes a window with the following:
- the LOC104741397 gene encoding 65-kDa microtubule-associated protein 8 gives MGSLQTPIGMRSSSLLDTSCGYLLRELQMIWDEVGEDKFEREKVLLDIEQECVEAYRRKVDQANVSRSRLHQELAESEAELTHFLLCLGERSVPGRPEKKGGTLREQLDSIAPALREMRLRKDERVKQFRTVKGEIQKISAEIAGRLTYEDSTRKITIDDNDLSDKKLEEYQNELHRLNDEKNERLQKVEIYICAIRDLSATLGTEASMIITKIHPSLNDLYGISKNISDDILKKLNGTVVSLEEEKHKRLEKLHHLGRALSNLWNLMDASYEDRQKFSHVIDLLSFAPSDVCAPGSITLDIIQQAEAEVQRLDQLKASRTKELFFKKQKELEETCNISHMETPSTEMGNITNLVDSGEIDHVDLLTTMDEKIAREKEEAASRKGIIEKVGRWMLARDEERWLEDYDQDENRYSVSRNAHRNLRRAERARITVSKITGLVESILAKTKSWEAERQKVFLYDEVPLVSMLQEYNNLRQEKEVEKQRLREMKKMIIPQAVAEPDNFYMARPASSNRRITNRSINGGYGNSTSPMNRMYSGGFNNTSNYTALGTSIRRENRKSQASKIPVLRLNRDETSSVVSLFTGPLSP, from the exons ATGGGTTCCCTTCAGACACCTATAGGAATGAGAAGCTCATCTCTGTTAGATACATCCTGCGGATATTTGCTCAGAGAGTTACAG ATGATATGGGATGAAGTTGGAGAAGataagtttgagagagagaaagtgttgCTTGATATAGAGCAGGAATGTGTAGAGGCTTACCGGAGAAAAGTTGACCAGGCCAATGTTTCGAGGTCTCGTCTACATCAAGAGCTGGCAGAATCTGAAGCCGAACTCACTCACTTTCTTTTGTGCCTCGGTGAAAGATCAGTACCTGGAAGG CCAGAGAAAAAGGGAGGAACACTGAGAGAGCAGCTGGATTCTATAGCGCCTGCACTGCGTGAGATGAGGCTGAGGAAAGACGAGAGAGTGAAGCAGTTCCGAACTGTCAAAGGGGAAATCCAGAAAATATCAGCAGAAATAGCAGGTAGATTGACATATGAAGACTCTACTAGAAAGATAACCATAGATGACAATGATCTTTCTGATAAGAAACTCGAGGAATATCAGAACGAACTGCATAGACTCAATGATGAGAAG AATGAGAGACTACAGAAGGTTGAAATATACATATGCGCCATTCGAGATCTATCAGCAACATTGGGAACAGAAGCATCAATGATTATAACAAAGATTCATCCAAGCCTTAACGACCTCTATGGAATATCCAAAAACATCAGTGATGATATCTTAAAAAAGCTCAATGGCACTGTTGTGTCTCTCGAAGAAGAAAAGCACAAGCGCCTTGAAAAG CTTCACCATCTTGGTAGAGCTTTATCCAATCTTTGGAATCTAATGGATGCATCTTATGAAGATCGTCAAAAGTTTTCTCACGTCATTGATTTACTATCATTTGCACCATCAGACGTGTGTGCTCCTGGCAGCATTACATTGGACATAATTCAGCAG GCTGAGGCTGAAGTCCAGAGACTAGATCAACTGAAAGCAAGCAGAACCAAAGAACTTTTCTTCAAGAAGCAAAAGGAACTAGAGGAGACATGCAACATATCGCATATGGAGACTCCATCAACCGAAATGGGAAATATAACAAACCTTGTAGACTCTG GGGAGATTGACCATGTCGACCTTCTCACAACCATGGATGAAAAGATAGCAAGGGAAAAGGAAGAAGCAGCAAGTAGAAAAGGAATAATTGAAAAAGTTGGTAGGTGGATGTTAGCTCGTGATGAAGAGCGCTGGCTAGAAGACTATGACCAG GACGAGAACCGGTACTCAGTAAGTAGAAACGCTCATAGAAACCTAAGGAGAGCAGAACGGGCACGCATAACAGTCAGCAAAATCAcag GATTAGTGGAATCAATATTGGCCAAGACTAAGAGTTGGGAAGCAGAAAGACAAAAAGTCTTCTTGTACGATGAG GTACCTCTTGTCTCAATGTTACAAGAATACAATAATCTGAGGCAGGAAAAAGAGGTGGAGAAGCAAAGACTCAGG gaaatgaagaagatgatcattCCACAAGCAGTGGCAGAGCCAGATAACTTTTATATGGCAAGGCCAGCTAGCAGCAATCGCCGAATAACAAATCGAAGCATCAATGGTGGATATGGCAACAGCACAAGTCCTATGAACCGAATGTATTCAGGAGGATTCAACAATACTAGTAATTACACAGCACTTGGCACATCTATAAggagagaaaacagaaagagCCAGGCGTCAAAAATACCTGTCCTTAGGCTTAATCGTGACGAGACAAGTTCAGTTGTATCGCTGTTTACAGGTCCATTGTCTCCTTGA
- the LOC104741399 gene encoding probable methyltransferase At1g27930 — protein sequence MNTLIPSEKRWIITGVLLAGLVGGALLFTSFIRAADETLFLCSTASAKSRAVAAAAEYEATPIQLQAIVHYATSTVVPQQNMAEISISFNILKKLAPANFLVFGLGRDSLMWASLNPRGKTLFLEEDLEWFQKVTKDSPFLRAHHVRYRTQLQQADSLLRSYKKEPSCFPAKSYLRGNEKCKLALTGLPDEFYDTEWDLLMVDAPKGYFAEAPGRMAAIFSAAVMARNRKKPGVTHVFLHDVNRRVEKTFAEEFLCRKYRVNAAGRLWHFAIPPVAANATVDAGDYRFC from the coding sequence atgaatacGTTAATCCCATCGGAGAAACGATGGATCATCACCGGCGTTTTACTAGCTGGTTTAGTAGGCGGTGCTTTGCTCTTCACAAGCTTCATACGAGCCGCAGACGAGACTCTCTTCCTCTGCTCCACCGCGAGCGCCAAAAGCCGAGCCGTTGCCGCGGCTGCTGAATACGAAGCCACACCGATCCAGCTTCAAGCGATCGTCCACTACGCTACATCCACCGTCGTCCCGCAACAGAACATGGCCGAGATCTCGATCTCTTTCAACATCTTGAAAAAGCTAGCTCCTGCTAACTTCCTCGTGTTCGGTCTCGGCCGTGACTCGCTCATGTGGGCTTCTTTGAATCCACGCGGCAAAACCTTGTTCTTGGAAGAAGATCTTGAATGGTTCCAGAAAGTGACCAAAGACTCTCCGTTCTTGCGTGCGCATCACGTGCGTTACAGGACGCAGCTCCAGCAAGCCGATTCGCTTCTACGCTCGTACAAGAAGGAGCCTAGCTGTTTCCCGGCGAAGTCTTATCTCCGGGGAAACGAGAAGTGCAAGCTCGCTCTCACGGGACTACCCGATGAGTTCTACGATACAGAGTGGGATCTGTTGATGGTCGATGCTCCTAAAGGTTACTTCGCTGAAGCTCCGGGAAGAATGGCGGCGATTTTCTCGGCGGCGGTTATGGCTAGGAACCGGAAGAAACCTGGAGTCACGCACGTGTTCTTGCACGACGTTAACCGGAGGGTGGAGAAGACTTTCGCCGAGGAGTTTTTATGCAGGAAGTACAGAGTCAACGCCGCCGGGAGGTTATGGCATTTCGCTATTCCTCCGGTGGCTGCGAACGCTACGGTTGACGCCGGTGATTATAGGTTTTGCTAA
- the LOC109125050 gene encoding probable methyltransferase At1g27930 gives MNTLIPSEKRWIITGVLLAGLVGGALLFTSFIRAADETLFLCSTASAKSRAVAAAADYEATPIQLQAIVHYATSTVVPQQNMAEISISFNILKKLAPANFLVFGLGRDSLMWASLNPRGKTLFLEEDLEWFQKVTKDSPFLRAHHVRXISKK, from the coding sequence atgaatacGTTAATCCCATCGGAGAAACGATGGATCATCACCGGCGTTTTACTAGCTGGTTTAGTAGGCGGTGCTTTGCTCTTCACAAGCTTCATACGAGCCGCAGACGAGACTCTCTTCCTCTGCTCCACCGCGAGCGCCAAAAGCCGAGCCGTTGCCGCGGCTGCTGACTACGAAGCCACACCGATCCAGCTCCAAGCGATCGTCCACTACGCTACATCCACCGTCGTCCCGCAACAGAACATGGCCGAGATCTCGATCTCTTTCAACATCTTGAAAAAGCTAGCTCCTGCTAACTTCCTCGTGTTCGGTCTCGGCCGTGACTCGCTCATGTGGGCTTCTTTGAACCCGCGCGGCAAAACCTTGTTCCTGGAGGAAGATCTTGAATGGTTCCAGAAAGTGACCAAAGACTCTCCGTTCTTGCGTGCGCATCACGTGCGTNTCATCTCCAAGAAATAA